The Coccidioides posadasii str. Silveira chromosome 3, complete sequence genome contains a region encoding:
- the NFS1 gene encoding cysteine desulfurase (BUSCO:197111at4751~EggNog:ENOG410PFTC~COG:E) codes for MSNLAPQALRQASRACSRRLSSSTGLLRPLSGPGTNAALHHSSWRSYVSESKAQTTADAAIKAEQRLFTEQTTLKPNSVQVPGATVTGDTPTSPNAGILKQATVMDQGTRPIYLDMQATTPTDPRVLDAMLPFLTGLYGNPHSRTHAYGWETEKATEQAREYVANLIGADAKEIIFTSGATESNNMSIKGVARFFGRSGKKKHIITTQTEHKCVLDSCRHLQDEGFEVTYLPVQSNGLIRLEDLEAAIRPDTALVSIMTVNNEIGVIQPMKEIGALCRSKKVFFHTDAAQAVGKIPVDVNAWNVDLMSISSHKIYGPKGIGACYVRRRPRVRIDPIISGGGQERGLRSGTLAPHLVVGFGEACRVAKEDMKYDAKHIERLSKKLVDGLLAMEHTTLNGDPERHYPGCVNVSFAYVEGESLLMALKDIALSSGSACTSASLEPSYVLRALGNSDESAHSSIRFGIGRFTTESEIDYVLSAVQQRVKFLRDLSPLWELVQEGIDLNTIEWSQH; via the exons ATGTCAAATCTGGCACCCCAGGCCCTCAGGCAGGCCTCTAGAGCTTGTTCGAGACGACTATCCTCATCGACAGGTTTATTGAGGCCTCTTTCCGGCCCTGGTACCAACGCAGCTCTCCATCACAGTTCCTGGCGCAGTTATGTGTCCGAGAGCAAGGCCCAGACCACCGCTGACGCCGCCATCAAGGCTGAGCAACGATTGTTCACAGAGCAGACCACACTTAAACCTAATAGCGTGCAGGTACCCGGAGCTACAGTGACTGGAGATACCCCAACGAGTCCGAATGCTGGGATATTGAAGCAAGCCACGGTAATGGACCAAGGTACACGCCCGATCTACCTTGATATGCAAGCAACCACCCCAACAGATCCTCGGGTTCTCGATGCGATGCTTCCGTTCCTCACCGGTCTCTACGGAAATCCCCACTCGAGAACACACGCATATGGCTGGGAAACAGAGAAGGCGACCGAGCAAGCTCGAGAATATGTTGCGAACCTTATTGGCGCCGATGCGAAGGAGATTATCTTCACCAGTGGTGCAACTGAGAGTAATAATATGAGCATCAAGGGCGTGGCGAGGTTTTTCGGTCGGTCCGGGAAGAAGAAGCATATCATCACCACGCAGACAGAGCATAAATGCGTGCTCGATAGTTGTCGGCACTTACAGGACGAAGGTTTTGAGGTGACGTATCTACCCGTCCAGAGTAATGGATTGATCAGATTGGAGGATCTCGAGGCTGCGATTCGCCCGGACACTGCATTGGTCAGCATAATGACCGTCAACAATGAGATCGGTGTTATCCAACCAATGAAGGAGATCGGCGCTCTCTGCAGATCTAAGAAGGTTTTCTTCCATACCGACGCTGCTCAGGCAGTCGGTAAGATCCCGGTGGACGTCAATGCCTGGAACGTGGACTTGATGTCGATATCCAGCCATAAGATCTATGGCCCGAAGGGAATTGGGGCCTGCTACGTTCGACGCAGACCAAGAGTTCGCATCGATCCTATCATCAGCGGTGGTGGACAGGAGCGTGGTCTTCGCAGTGGAACCCTCGCTCCACATCTCGTTGTTGGCTTTGGCGAGGCCTGCCGCGTTGCGAAAGAAGATATGAAG TACGATGCAAAGCATATCGAACGACTCTCAAAGAAGCTCGTTGACGGTCTCCTCGCCATGGAGCACACCACGCTCAACGGTGATCCGGAGCGTCACTATCCCGGCTGCGTCAACGTCTCCTTCGCGTACGTAGAAGGTGAATCGCTTCTCATGGCATTGAAGGACATTGCGTTATCTTCGGGCAGTGCTTGTACCTCTGCCTCTCTAGAGCCAAGCTACGTGCTCAGAGCGCTTGGGAACAGTGACGAGAGCGCACACAGCAGCATTCGATTTGGCATTGGTCGGTTCACGACCGAAAGCGAGATCGATTACGTGTTGAGTGCGGTCCAGCAGAGAGTGAAGTTCCTCCGCGACCTGAGCCCTCTGTGGGAGCTGGTCCAGGAGGGCATAGACCTAAATACAATCGAATGGAGCCAGCATTAA
- a CDS encoding uncharacterized protein (EggNog:ENOG410PPG1~COG:O): protein MVLKLHGSPVSTCTKRVAMVLHEKNVPFEFHPVDLAKGEQKAPEFISRQPFGQVPYIDDDGFILYESRAISEYIATKYADQGTPLVPKDIKDYALFRQGASIETSHFDSHASKLAYERFIKPIYGLQTSEEAAKQAEDLLNAKLDVYEQILSKQKYISGNALTLADLFHLPYGALLALCKCDAIEKRPAVAKWFNELVSRPSWQAVQGGVRGTA from the exons ATGGTTCTCAAACTCCACGGCTCTCCTGTGTCAACATGCACCAAGCGTGTGGCCATGGTGCTCCACGAGAAGAACGTGCCGTTCGAATTCCATCCCGTCGACCTCGCCAAGGGGGAACAAAAGGCTCCTGAATTCATCTCGCGTCAGCCGTTCGGCCAGGTTCCCTACATA GACGATGACGGCTTTATCCTTTACGAAAGTCGCGCGATTTCGGAGTACATCGCCACAAAATATGCCGACCAAGGCACACCACTGGTCCCCAAGGACATCAAGGATTACGCTCTCTTCCGGCAAGGTGCTTCAATTGAAACATCCCACTTCGATTCTCATGCTTCGAAACTCGCATACGAAAGATTCATTAAACC TATTTACGGCTTGCAAACCAGCGAGGAAGCCGCGAAGCAAGCTGAAGACCTTCTCAATGCAAAATTAGATGTATACGAACAAATCCTCAGCAAACAGAAATACATTAGCGGAAAC GCCCTCACGCTTGCCGACTTATTCCACCTGCCATATGGTGCGTTGCTCGCTCTTTGTAAATGCGACGCCATTGAGAAAAGACCCGCGGTTGCTAA ATGGTTCAATGAGCTCGTTTCTCGTCCATCTTGGCAAGCTGTTCAGGGAGGTGTAAGGGGAACAGCTTGA